The genomic stretch AGTCGATTCCATATACTAGAGGGTTTAAAAGAGTGTTTAGGCATTTGGCCTTTTCATTATCTTGATCAGCCATAGCATTTCCCCTCTCAATAGTAATTTGTCCTTACTGATTTGTAGCTTTTTTCACGTTATGACTTTTACAAccataaaaaggaaaatatatgATAGAGCATGACAAATGAAATAATTAGACCTACCCACGTGAGTTCTTCCATGGCCTTTATCTTTCTTGCAGTGAAGAGACCGAGCTGCATTAGGAACACAGTTAATAATATCATCCACAAATTTGGTCTTAAAAAACTCAAAAAGACAGAAACAGGGTTAATGATATCTGAAGTATGAACCAACTTCTTACACGATAGTAGTGGTGATCAGAAGTCTCCACTTTCACTGGTATCTCCACTAAATTTGAATCATAACATCTAAAATGGTAGCAAAGAGAAAATAGATGTTAAGAAAATCAGCAATTTAAATCAGAAAAACCGGCATATCTTTGAAAGACATTTTATCTTCAGAATGTACTTGACTTACTCAAGCACAAACAAATACTTTCAGGAACATAATTAGTTTAACAACAACAATGCCGTCGGATACAAACAAAGTTTAATCAAACCAATTATCCAATCCCGAATCTAACTGACACGACCCAACTTTATAATTCAACTGAATTGAAACTTATACATAAAGAAACACAAACAAAGACAGCAAATAACTGCAACACAAGTTCAATACTGAAACAAACTTACCTGTGGTTGATAAATCTTGCAACATTTCCATAATTTGAAGCATCTAAACAAAGCGCTTCTTCATCTTTCAGTGATTCTTCAGCACCCCAATCAGCATCCAGAACCACAGGATATGGATATTTGTCCTGTTTAGCACTCCTCAAAATGCGACCAAAGAACTCTGTATTTGTTAAAACTTCTCCAATAAACTCACAAACAAAAGCACCTTCTGGCAGGTCCTCTAGAGTACACAGACCCCACCCTTTTCCTTCCAGGGTCATAAACACCTGATCACATTCAACAGGTAAAACACACGTAGAATATTACTGTGTATTTATCGTCAAAGGATGCAGATACTCATTAAGTCCATACAATTAATTGCTAGAGTCGGGGATACAAAACTGATGTAGTCAACAGTAAATTGCTACCTGCAAATTGCGAGTTATTCCTCTCTGCACCACACGATTGCCACATTGTTTACTGCAGCCACATCTCAACCAGCATTCTTTGATGAATTTCCTAACCAGATGACCTTTGCACGGTTCAGGGATATCATCAGTCTTTGACTTTTCCACAGGACATTCCTTACAGAAAAACTGGTTGTGTTTCTTCAGATCACGTTTCAAGGAAATACACTCTTTAAGAAGTCCTTCCTTAACCAGACCATCTGTAGTATATGCAAACTCACCTCCAACTAAATGTGCACATGCACATGGTGCAGATGATGACAAGCAATTCCCAGAGCAAGCAGAACAACTGCTATCTCCAATGTGGGCCAAGGAGATATTAACAGAAGCATTTTGAAAGACCACATTTTCAGGTATGTAGTAGAAGGATGGCGGGGACTCACTATTAACTTCATTCACCAGTGAAACAATAACTTTTTCTTGTCCCTTTGTTATGTCAAAAAGATCATGCAAAGGCTTGATATTTTCAGGAGTTACTGGCTGATCAACAACCACCAAGCTCAGACCATTTGTTTCTTCTACACAATGCTCTTTGTCCTCAGTATGTGTTCCATTGTCATCCCCACCACCCCTCTCCTCCAGATGACAGCCATCATCTGTGCCATTGCAAGAAGTAACCAGTGGTGTTGTAGGTAAAGGTAACTCAGTATTAGACTGGGGATCATTTACTCCAGTTAAAGAACATAACTGCAGTCCACCGTCACCAAGATCATCTGTAGCAGGAGATTTACTTGGTACGTCAATGGTTGTTGGATGCACGTCTAGGGTTGAAGAACCCACACAATTCTGATCTGATCTTAAATTCAGAAAGCACTGACAAATTTCTTTCATAATATTCATCACGGAAATGTTTGGGTCCAAAGTTTTGTATGATTGGAGACATTTATCCTCCACCAATTGTAGAACTGTTTCAAGACTAGGCATGTTGAAATCAGGCCTTACAAGAGCCAAGTTGCAGCTCAAGGAAATTTTCACCTCCCCAAGAGGCGAGGAAGCAATCTCTAGGTTAGAAGCTAACTGATTTTGCACCAGTTCAAGCTCACCATTTGTTCTCGCTTCATTTGGAATGTCGGTTCcttcatttctttctttttcatcTCTGGATGGtgaagctgagggttcaagACAAGACAGTTCTCTAATTGTACCATTCATAGCAGATGAATCTCCTTCAACGCATGGCTCTGAAAATTAATAACAGAGATACTGATGGTGAATATTAAACTACAATTTCTGCGGAAGTTTCTTACATAGTGACAGAACGGTAATCAACATCATCAATGGGTCATTATGTTCCTTGAGGGAAGGTTACTGAAAATGTAACTGGTTATCTCAAATAAGTCCTAGTCTGGGACAGTATACTATTGAGAGCTACACAACAGCCACACCCCTTGACATTTAGCACATAAAAGGAAAAATCAGAATCTAGAAATTACTGGACAATCATCAACCAAGACTCCCTGGAAACTAAAACAAAGACCCAAATACAAAAGATTACAAATGAAAACTAATAAGTAAATTATAACATGCAATAGCATTGCTTTCAGAGTTTGgacaagaaaataaaactaaGAATTTCTGGGACTCATAGGGGTAGATTTTCATGATCCAAGGGAGTCTAATCAGCACAGAGTATGGAGTAACAGGAAATGCATTCAGCTGAAACTAGTACCTTGATCGAGATACAAATGATAGTTTAAAAGCAAAAAAGAAAGCAATATATGTAACCATATTAGCACTCAGCAACAATGGAAATGCCAACCTGGATCAATGACAGCAAGAGGAAGCACAAGTTGTGGCATGTCATCAGTAACAGGCTCTTCTTTAGGAATAATTAAAGGAAAACTTGAAACACGCTTCTGTTTGGGAGCCGGAACCCTACCACGTATGACCTTCCACTCTTTCTTACCAGTGGCCTGAGGAGAACTATGAGGCAGTGAACTCTTTTCCACAGTTGCAGTTTGAGGAGAGAGGGATTGCCTTTCCCCGTCTCTGATCTTCAGAGCATGAGGACTCGTGGTGCGATTAGGCTGGCAGGGGTCACATAACTCACGGGCAACCAAGGACTCAGAAGAAATAGGCTGCTTTCCTTTTACTTTTCTAAGTAACTGAGAATCAGGCCTTTCGCTTTCAGTTGGTTCATCTTTAGGGATGATCAGGGGCATCATAGGACTACTATCAGTAGCTGCCGCAGAGAAAGTGCTTTGATCATCTTGGTATCTGAGTCGCACCCTTTTCAAAGGCTGTGGTGATTCTTCAGCTGCTTGAGCTTGTTCCTCCAACCTTTTCTATTTTGGAGAATCAACCAGAACATAGTATCACATGATCAAGGAAAATAAAGTGaatgaaaaatatcaaaacaaaattatcactcaaatattgaaattttaaggGATGGCAAAGTACAAAATGGATAACCTACTTCAGCATTCCTTGTCCTCTTGGAACGCTCAACGGCCTGAAAGATGAGTGCAAAATGCAAGCACGTATAAATCTCTTGTAAAATTTGCCATAGTAAATGAGCAGAGTAATCATGAAGGAACAGAAGCTTTTTTAGAGATTGGAATATAAGCAATTCAATCGAAAGATAACATACTTCTCGGTCCGCAGTCTTCTTTGATTGCTCATTTGCCTGAATGAGAATAAGCATCAACAACTACAGGTCAGCACTTTTGATCGAACCAAGTGAAGTACGCTAGCGactaaacaaaaataacaaatatatgGAAACAGAACTTCCACAAAAAACCAGAGAGCTGGTTGTTCAGCATAAGTCACTTACTTCCGCTTCTTGTCTCTCAAATATAGCATCAGCAAGCGCCCTATAATTCTCCTCTTCAATAAGCTCCCAATTTTTGTCATACAATTTTAACAAATTCTTCAAAACTGGTTTCACCAGAACATCAGAAATTCCCAGATCCTTCATAGCTCGAAAGGCACTGGCAACTTTAGCTTTTGTCTGCTTGCTCATCTTAGCAGATTTTTATAAATCGGGCTCGTAAACTTTGAATGCACCAATAATCCTTCACCACTTCTATTAAGCACAACAAAACTTAGATAAGAAGAAAACACGTAACAGTAAACTAATCAGTACTTAGTGTGCTCCCCCATAAAAGAAAACTAGTGGAGGTTGATATAGCCACCACTCAGAACCAGCAACATTCATTCTACTCATTAGAACCGGTACATCACATTCATAAAAGTAGCACAAATACCCAATTAAGCAGACGAGCCAAATAACATCCAGACACAAAAACTCATTAGAACCGGTACATCACATTCATAAAAGTAGCAAAAACAGTAGCGAGAGACAAATCAAAATTCAAGAGGACGCCTGATCCCCTAAAATTACTGAAGAACACCACTCAATGTTTTTTTCTTTCCTATGTATCCTTTAATATAGTACCAACTACCACCAGACaattttttgttgctatatGTTTTGTACCCGCAACATGTGCTAAGCATGAAAATGGAATTATGGAAGTAATCTACATGTTCTGTACCCGCAACAAGTGTTAATCAACATATACTAAGAATGAAAATAGAGTAtgttaaatcaaaataatattgagAGAAGCTTCACCATTTATAAGGGGTTAAGTTAGCATAGTATTATGCAATATATGCATATACATTACTGCATAATTGCACACACGTTTATACCAAGACAAAGAAAATAGGAcaaatacacatatttatatGTCACTGGCTAAGAACATCAACCACAAACTATGAAACAAAAGGCCATGCTGTAATTTCCCTAACAAGTAAAATGAATTTCACTTTCAATGCTACTTGTATGGGTTCATCGATGCGCACTCGAACTCTAGTATAATATTGTCCGCTATGGGCCAATTGTCCTCACGATTTTGTTTGAGATCACTCGAACACTTATATATTGCTTGCAACTTTCTTTATTCCCCTATGTGGGATTGTCTGGACCCCAACATTACTTATTTTCAAAGATGTAACAGAAAAACGAGGCCTTTTTCTCTTAATCAGCCATCATCTGTGAAACATTTTAACTCAGACAAGCTCTTAAACTCATCTAGGATTTAGCTTGGTATTAATACAATGACAACTTTTCAAGCTTAGAGGCAATAGGATTTTTCCTCTCTCACGAGAATCATGTAGGCATTAGGCCTGAAATCTTTAATATcagtaaaaaaatatatccagaCAAAGTGAATACAAagtttttaatcaaaataaaaattatttagcTAACAACTACATTGCAGGCTCAAATCGATCAACCCAACAAATACTAATGCTAGTAACTTTGTTAGTTTTTACCCACCTAGAAGAACAATTAGAACATGAAATCGTGTACGACTGATTATAATACTAACGAAACAACGCTACCCATGCAACAAAATCACTCCATAAACCCTAATCACTCCATAAAGCAACAAAGGCGCGTGGGCAAAGAGAATTTCTCCGCAGGCGCAAAAGGAGGGGAGACGAATGAATTCAACTATAGTGCATTAACCCATAAACCCTAATTACTCAAACAAAATAAAcggaaattaaaaataaaataaaataaaaattgatgaaaGAGGTTGAATCCATGAAATGCCGGCAACAAAAAATCAAACGAACATTCCATATGTAAGAGAGACTCTTTACAGATTAAATTAAAGAATCGTCGAGGAAATAATCAGCATGCATTCAAGAAAAAtgcttgatttttaaaaaaaaacaagaaaattgtTAGAGATATATACAAGGTTTGGGAGATTGTGCAGGAAAATCAAAGATTCACAAAGGAGCCGAATTATTCTTACCGTCAATTAGAATTTAGAAACAGCTGCCATGAGAGACTCTCTGAGTATGAGCTTGAGTTGAGAGGGAAAAAATGCATTAGAAAAATAGGGTAAAATTGTaaattggaatttaattttctaaaagGGTATCTTTTTCATCTGAAAATTTCATTTCATCTTTGTATAAAATAAGAATCCATTCATGAGACATATTTTTTtagatatttatatttttaaaggggtatttttttcatatgaaaatttcattattgtataaaataatattatattcatcccaactaagttgagtcatatttcattttagaCCCAACTAAGTTAGAGTCATTTCCTTCCAATCACTCTTAGGCTGTGTTTGGAacacggaattggaattgaattctaattcaatttcaaatcctatGTTCgataaaatgaagtaattgatatgaaattgaatttgaaaaatgagtaaagaCCAAAACTGGACCTGAACATATGTACATTTTACGATTttagtcctaaacattatcttttgaatttttggatctcaaacatttcaactcggatcacaatcagTCCAAAGTTaacttttccgtcaaattttaacGGTCAACATTTTTAATCccaattttgaccaaattaaactGTTAAATATGATTACTAACTCTCTAGTTATatccttaattattttaataaattatcattaaattacaaaataaataatataaaaaaaaggaaatgagaaATTCAAAACAACTCCATTTGTATCCAAACCCTAGTGGTAAATCCAGATCAATCATGTCCCCAAAAACTCAGATCAAATAAGCAAAAGCAACCATTTCCTTCTCCGAGTTACATTCTACAATGGGGACAGCTCTACAAACAAGGCcacgacaaaaataaaataaaataaaataaaataaaataaaataaaaatgggaCCTTTACCTTTTCAGTGTAGTGAATGAAGCGTTCAACGGCGAGAGAGATGGCGACGATGACCGTGCAGATGGCGGCGACCACCCACGTCGGAGTGAACTCCAAGCTCACCCCTTCTCCTTCTCCGCCGACCATTTTCCGTTAAAGTTGAAGTcttctcattttcctttttaatattatttgttttctattttaaatgataacttattaaaataattaaagatatAATTAGGGAGTTAGTAATCATATTTAACAACTTAATTTGGTTAAAATCGGGATTAAAAATATTGACCATTAAAATTTGACAGAAAAGTTAACTTTTGGaccgattgtgatccgagttgaaatgtttgggatccaaaaattcaaaagataatttctatgaccaaaatcgtaaaatgggcatatgtttaggaccaattaTTGCATTTACTCTTGAAAAATTTATGcatacacattatatacaaaatacacacacaaaatacacatgcTATATACAAATAcgcacacacaaaatacacacttcacacactacacactctACACACGCTATGCTATACAAGAAATACACACACTACCCACATTacaaacacactatacacaaagtacacacactgcacacaccatacacaaaatacacacaatccACACTCTACACAacatacacacactgcacacaataTACAAGCACTACACACGTTGcatacactataaacaaaatacacattgtTCACGCACTATACCAAAAAAACACTTCACACATTGCACACTCTACACACACGCTATgcataaaataaacatactacatgcactatacacaaaatata from Salvia splendens isolate huo1 chromosome 4, SspV2, whole genome shotgun sequence encodes the following:
- the LOC121798644 gene encoding probable inactive histone-lysine N-methyltransferase SUVR2, which encodes MSKQTKAKVASAFRAMKDLGISDVLVKPVLKNLLKLYDKNWELIEEENYRALADAIFERQEAEANEQSKKTADREAVERSKRTRNAEKRLEEQAQAAEESPQPLKRVRLRYQDDQSTFSAAATDSSPMMPLIIPKDEPTESERPDSQLLRKVKGKQPISSESLVARELCDPCQPNRTTSPHALKIRDGERQSLSPQTATVEKSSLPHSSPQATGKKEWKVIRGRVPAPKQKRVSSFPLIIPKEEPVTDDMPQLVLPLAVIDPEPCVEGDSSAMNGTIRELSCLEPSASPSRDEKERNEGTDIPNEARTNGELELVQNQLASNLEIASSPLGEVKISLSCNLALVRPDFNMPSLETVLQLVEDKCLQSYKTLDPNISVMNIMKEICQCFLNLRSDQNCVGSSTLDVHPTTIDVPSKSPATDDLGDGGLQLCSLTGVNDPQSNTELPLPTTPLVTSCNGTDDGCHLEERGGGDDNGTHTEDKEHCVEETNGLSLVVVDQPVTPENIKPLHDLFDITKGQEKVIVSLVNEVNSESPPSFYYIPENVVFQNASVNISLAHIGDSSCSACSGNCLSSSAPCACAHLVGGEFAYTTDGLVKEGLLKECISLKRDLKKHNQFFCKECPVEKSKTDDIPEPCKGHLVRKFIKECWLRCGCSKQCGNRVVQRGITRNLQVFMTLEGKGWGLCTLEDLPEGAFVCEFIGEVLTNTEFFGRILRSAKQDKYPYPVVLDADWGAEESLKDEEALCLDASNYGNVARFINHRCYDSNLVEIPVKVETSDHHYYRLGLFTARKIKAMEELTWDYGIDFDDHDHPIKAFHCQCGSKFCRNIRRSRTRGSRI